One region of Miscanthus floridulus cultivar M001 chromosome 19, ASM1932011v1, whole genome shotgun sequence genomic DNA includes:
- the LOC136529421 gene encoding uncharacterized protein, with translation MLARTLVGGVRTRLAPSLASLLRRRGYASPASSSAAAADDLVIDEDPPRAASTPAAAAATTVAATVPTVLQTRVLIYDGVCHLCHRGVKWVIRADKHAKIRFCCVQSKAAEPYLRLVGMDREDVLRRVLFVEGPEAYYEGSTAALKVASYLPIPYSVLSSLLIIPTPLRDAVYDYIAKNRYDWFGKDDECIVTKDKEILERFIDREEMLGGGPSNSFF, from the exons ATGCTCGCCAGAACCCTCGTCGGCGGCGTCCGGACCCGCCTCGCGCCGTCCCTCGCgagcctcctccgccgccgcggctACGCGTCCcccgcctcctcctccgccgcggcCGCCGACGACCTTGTCATCGACGAGGACCCGCCGCGCGCCGCCTcgacgcccgccgccgccgccgccaccaccgtggCGGCCACCGTGCCGACCGTCCTGCAGACGCGCGTGCTCATCTACGACGGCGTCTGCCACCTCTGCCACCGCG GGGTGAAGTGGGTGATCAGGGCGGACAAGCACGCCAAGATCAGGTTCTGCTGCGTGCAGTCCAAGGCTGCCGAGCCATACCTCAGGCTGGTGGGCATGGACAGGGAGGACGTGCTGCGGCGTGTTCTCTTTGTCGAGGGCCCCGAGGCCTACTACGAGGGCTCTACGG CTGCACTGAAAGTTGCATCGTACCTGCCTATTCCCTACTCAGTCCTAAGCTCCTTGCTGATCATCCCCACCCCGCTGCGGGATGCAGTCTATGATTACATCGCAAAGAACCGCTATGACTGGTTTGGCAAAGATGACGAGTGCATTGTCACCAAGGACAAGGAGATTCTGGAGCGCTTCATTGACCGGGAGGAAATGCTTGGTGGTGGTCCCAGCAATAGCTTCTTTTGA
- the LOC136528674 gene encoding DNA polymerase lambda-like yields the protein MAPKRKSAAAAERDPDGIFRGVSAFIVPHGVQARRLEVWKQRLVQMGGRVVEKPTKGELAGVNHVLAMDAKALLRELDAAWLHRFSGSVVSFEWMEECLKSGERLPNHKFAINYEEELKPKNAVGTGNLGAPQPAKRTKMSSEYPGDCQRISGGDRESELAAGGSPGASALAVEGSSAGKQPNQYASSQSSSADSKDTVGSHGSFDIEEVSSGGPSIYAPADLNRNITKIFGRLIDIYRALGEDRRSFSYYKAIPVIEKLPFKIESADQVKGLPTIGKSLKDHINEIVTTGKLSKLEHFENDEKVRTISLFGEVWGVGPATALKLYEKGHRTLDDLRKDESLTNAQRIGLKFFDDIKQRIPRHEVSEMEKLLQDVGTDILPGVIIVCGGSYRRGKASCGDMDIIITHPDGESHVGFLSKFVQRLKEINFLREDLIFSIHSVDGTDSGVDTYFGLCTYPGRELRHRIDLKVYPRNRYACGLFHWTGNDVLNRRLRLLADSKGYVLDDNGLYLATRGSGGKHASRSDAIVNCHTEKDVFETLGFPWLEPHERNL from the exons ATGGCGCCGAAGCGGAAGTCCGCCGCAGCGGCGGAGCGGGACCCTGACGGCATATTCCGCGGCGTCTCCGCTTTCATCGTTCCCCACGGCGTCCAGGCTCGCCGCCTCGAG GTGTGGAAGCAGAGGCTGGTGCAGATGGGGGGCCGAGTCGTGGAGAAGCCCACCAAGGGCGAGCTGGCCGGGGTCAACCACGTGTTGGCCATGGACGCCAAGGCGCTGCTCCGGGAGCTCGACGCCGCCTGGCTCCACCGCTTCAGCGGG AGTGTGGTATCCTTCGAATGGATGGAGGAGTGCCTCAAGTCCGGGGAGAGGCTGCCCAACCACAAGTTTGCAATCAATTACGAAGAGGAATTAAAGCCAAAGAATGCGGTTGGCACTGGAAATTTAGGTGCGCCGCAGCCCGCTAAAAGGACCAAAATGTCGTCTGAGTATCCTGGGGACTGCCAGAGAATTAGTGGAGGGGATAGGGAGAGCGAACTAGCAGCTGGAGGGTCTCCTGGTGCAAGTGCACTTGCGGTTGAAGGATCAAGTGCTGGAAAGCAGCCTAACCAGTATGCAAGTAGCCAAAGTAGCTCAGCAGATTCCAAGGATACTGTAGGTTCTCATGGTTCATTTGACATAGAG GAAGTCTCTTCTGGAGGACCCAGCATATATGCTCCAGCAGACTTGAACAGGAACATCACCAAAATTTTCGGAAGGCTTATTGATATATATAGGG CCCTGGGAGAAGACAGAAGATCATTTAGCTATTACAAGGCCATACCAGTTATTGAGAAATTGCCATTCAAAATCGAAAGTGCTGACCAAGTCAAAGGTCTCCCTACTATCGGGAAATCTTTGAAAGACCAT ATAAATGAAATAGTCACCACTGGAAAACTCTCCAAGCTGGAACACTTTGAGAATGATGAAAAG GTACGGACCATCAGTTTATTCGGTGAAGTTTGGGGAGTTGGTCCTGCAACTGCCCTCAAGTTATATGAAAAGGGACACCGTACTCTTGATGATCTACGCAAAGATGAATCACTTACAAATGCACAGAGGATTGGATTGAAGTTCTTTGATGATATCAAGCAAAGAATACCCCGGCATGAA GTTAGCGAGATGGAGAAGCTTTTACAAGATGTTGGGACTGATATCTTGCCTGGG GTAATAATTGTTTGTGGAGGATCATATAGACGTGGTAAAGCATCTTGTGGTGACATGGATATTATTATAACTCATCCTGATGGAGAAAG CCatgtaggatttttatccaagtttgTTCAACGGCTGAAGGAAATTAACTTTTTGAGGGAGGATCTTATCTTTAGCATACACAGTGTTGAT GGAACTGATAGCGGGGTCGACACATACTTTGGTCTTTGCACGTACCCTGGGCGTGAGCTGCGGCACCGTATCGACTTAAAG GTATACCCGAGGAACAGATATGCATGTGGTCTGTTTCATTGGACTGGAAATGATGTACTCAATCGGCG ATTAAGGCTACTAGCAGATTCTAAGGGATATGTACTTGACGATAATGGATTATATCTAGCTACACGTGGCAGTGGTGGAAAGCAT GCTAGCAGATCAGACGCCATAGTTAACTGTCACACCGAGAAGGATGTGTTCGAGACGCTTGGATTCCCTTGGCTGGAACCCCATGAGCGCAACCTTTAG
- the LOC136526952 gene encoding uncharacterized protein, producing MSGAWGGTTQKCASCGRTVYPIEELAADGRVYHRPCFRCHHCKSTLQFSNYSSVEGVLYCKPHYDQILKSTGSLEKSFEGVARSAKSEKSNGHKGQQSSRFSNMFVGTQEKCVVCNKTVYPLEKVALNGNSYHKSCFRCTYGGCTLSPSNHITNEGKLYCKTHHSQLFMVKGNFSQFEDNSGNAKVATEKQPETEEATKNPDQGDEVTRKPVENEPTDEKTSKNDVAAEKQLQSSVDVTKPSESTTSENERGTESESKNNVVNKKPSESSVEEPLQNSVVDVKPSGNSAAMRKRWQRSLQTDKPFLSSTSTVKPSLSSDATEKPLSSNGVDMKQSESSTLVKKPWQQNVPTENPPQSVLPSDKPSATSVDDAKPSESSKVVKKPWQRNMAAEKQLQNSAPTEKSQKSVATDKPSPTTDMKSLDNTTEVKSPWGRRMFNNKSLKSTVGTEKSSATSVVDERSGETSTVAPVTENVEKPSDTSADDAKSADDVKLSVASPDDAKSADDTKTTDDVKPSENTAAVVRKSWQRNIGTGKQPLTTAVDPKTTETSGTVKRLWQRSAATEKPSQSGTAVVKPLESSVAVSKPFQSNVAVKKTWQRSVTPENQLESNMSSTKPLPSKVAVESPVQSNTVEKMFQSNVPTEEPQKVIVATENQSQTIEVTKKSNDTSMKLSVTSETTKVPPLAATVLQSDVSTDKPSQTDMLTIAPSQIPEPTEKPSASAFNAEKLSKTDTAAEKPLQSMITEKVESVAATLKPSSDTAPREILERNMATEKILQSTMAVEKPPLANLITEKPSIKDASEESVQTNEPSEQPLKTIEVEKPHQSEKIAAETRGSEASIEKMLELESNATKLNKDHSEPEGLSSGRNPPDFQSNPNAGQRLESKCIVAEKAADHIMEAESDAVAEHSSESQSVAPAEVPKEQLSEHQKDVDMQQLLEPQNEDHPGNPLEPVSDTAAKDSSEPKSDIATEKPAESQNNADQSVEQSSEPQSDKSTEKPDVHQSSTPSDELSRLQSDAGADKLSVPSSDPESNVSVSKPSKSQTDVITMEAPEPQIDALPDKETDQPVKPQDDASAKKPMGTESDAVCDKPSESSSDTETLLVCHQNSSITTDEPVQGDISYQTPHQRSAPIETTPGSDTVVEDCMHHEDTSSKPSEENKAIEEPEEVRAKLPDDHVTSEKSSEEDKENAEPSVDNALLGKPLEANEESSKPSGDTVTPEKPLEEDETSAEPSESDAFFGKLLEADEVSANPSEDIASPEKPLEEGVASVEPSEDNSVLDKPLEEEEVAAKLSKDVVTPEKPLEEGSITAEPLEDNAALGEAKEEDEVIAKPESSVALEKSLEGSEAIVEPSEDNAALEKPSEDDEANAKSSEDSVAVEKPQQEEENGVKAL from the exons ATGTCGGGGGCGTGGGGCGGCACCACGCAGAAGTGCGCGTCGTGCGGCCGGACGGTGTACCCCATCGAGGAGCTCGCCGCCGACGGCCGCGTCTACCACCGCCCCTGCTTCCGGTGCCACCACTGCAAGAGCACACTCCAG TTTAGTAATTATTCTTCTGTGGAAGGTGTCCTATACTGCAAGCCTCACTATGACCAGATATTAAAATCAACAGGCAGTTTGGAGAAAAGTTTTGAAG GTGTGGCCCGATCAGCTAAGTCAGAAAAATCAAATGGACATAAG GGCCAACAAAGCAGTAGATTCTCTAATATGTTTGTCGGCACACAAGAGAAGTGTGTAGTTTGCAACAAGACTGTGTACCCGCTTGAGAAG GTTGCTCTTAATGGAAATTCTTATCATAAATCATGCTTCCGCTGCACCTATGGTGGTTGTACACTCAGCCCATCCAATCATATCACCAATGAAGGCAAACTTTATTGCAAGACCCACCATTCTCAACTGTTTATGGTTAAGGGGAATTTCAGTCAGTTTGAGGACAATTCTGGGAATGCAAAAGTTGCTACTGAGAAACAACCAGAAACTGAAGAAGCCACCAAAAATCCAGATCAAGGTGATGAAGTCACAAGGAAACCAGTAGAAAATGAGCCTACAGATGAGAAAACTTCAAAGAATGATGTTGCAGCTGAGAAACAATTGCAAAGTAGTGTTGATGTCACAAAACCATCTGAGAGCACCACATCAGAAAATGAACGAGGTACTGAGAGTGAGTCAAAGAATAATGTTGTCAACAAGAAGCCATCAGAAAGTAGTGTAGAAGAGCCACTGCAGAACAGTGTGGTTGATGTAAAGCCATCAGGAAACAGTGCAGCCATGAGAAAACGCTGGCAACGAAGTCTGCAAACAGATAAACCGTTTCTGAGTAGCACAAGCACTGTAAAGCCATCATTGAGCAGTGATGCCACTGAGAAGCCATTATCAAGTAATGGGGTTGATATGAAACAGTCTGAAAGCAGCACATTAGTAAAAAAACCATGGCAACAAAATGTACCAACTGAGAATCCACCACAGAGCGTTTTACCATCGGATAAGCCATCAGCGACCAGTGTAGATGATGCAAAGCCATCAGAAAGCAGCAAAGTGGTAAAAAAACCATGGCAACGCAATATGGCTGCCGAGAAGCAATTACAGAACAGTGCACCAACTGAGAAGTCACAGAAAAGTGTAGCTACTGATAAACCATCACCAACAACCGACATGAAGTCATTAGATAACACCACAGAAGTTAAAAGTCCATGGGGACGCAGGATGTTCAATAATAAGTCACTAAAGAGCACCGTAGGTACTGAGAAATCGTCTGCAACCAGTGTGGTTGATGAGAGATCAGGGGAAACAAGTACAGTAGCCCCTGTGACTGAAAACGTTGAGAAACCTTCAGACACCAGTGCAGATGATGCGAAGAGTGCAGATGATGTGAAGCTATCGGTCGCCAGTCCAGATGATGCTAAGAGCGCAGATGATACGAAGACTACAGATGATGTAAAGCCATCAGAGAATACTGCGGCTGTAGTTAGAAAGTCATGGCAACGCAACATAGGCACTGGGAAGCAACCCCTGACCACTGCAGTTGATCCAAAGACGACTGAAACTAGTGGAACTGTCAAAAGGTTGTGGCAGCGCAGTGCTGCAACTGAGAAGCCGTCACAAAGTGGTACAGCTGTTGTGAAACCACTGGAAAGCAGTGTGGCTGTCTCCAAGCCGTTCCAAAGCAACGTAGCTGTGAAAAAAACATGGCAAAGGAGTGTAACTCCAGAAAACCAGCTAGAGAGTAATATGTCTAGCACTAAGCCATTGCCAAGCAAGGTGGCTGTTGAGAGTCCAGTGCAAAGCAACACAGTTGAGAAAATGTTTCAGAGCAATGTACCTACTGAGGAGCCACAGAAAGTCATTGTGGCCACTGAAAACCAATCGCAGACCATCGAAGTTACAAAGAAGAGCAATGATACATCCATGAAGCTATCAGTAACAAGTGAGACGACCAAAGTGCCACCACTGGCTGCAACCGTATTGCAAAGTGATGTTTCCACAGATAAACCATCACAGACTGACATGCTTACCATAGCACCTAGTCAGATCCCTGAGCCCACTGAGAAGCCATCTGCAAGTGCTTTTAATGCTGAGAAGTTATCAAAGACTGACACTGCTGCGGAGAAACCACTTCAAAGTATGATCACTGAGAAGGTAGAAAGTGTAGCAGCCACATTGAAGCCATCAAGTGATACAGCCCCTCGGGAGATCTTGGAGAGGAATATGGCTACTGAGAAAATATTGCAAAGCACCATGGCTGTTGAGAAGCCACCTCTAGCCAATTTGATCACCGAGAAGCCATCAATAAAAGATGCTTCAGAGGAGTCAGTTCAAACTAACGAACCATCTGAGCAGCCACTGAAAACCATAGAGGTTGAGAAGCCACATCAAAGTGAAAAGATTGCTGCGGAGACGAGAGGGAGTGAAGCATCTATTGAAAAGATGCTAGAGCTTGAAAGTAATGCCACTAAATTAAACAAGGATCACTCAGAACCTGAAGGGCTTTCATCTGGTAGGAATCCTCCAGACTTTCAAAGCAATCCAAATGCTGGGCAGCGATTAGAGTCTAAATGCATTGTGGCTGAGAAGGCAGCTGACCATATAATGGAAGCTGAAAGTGATGCAGTTGCTGAGCACTCATCAGAATCTCAAAGCGTTGCACCTGCTGAGGTTCCAAAGGAGCAACTATCAGAACATCAGAAGGATGTGGATATGCAGCAGCTATTGGAACCTCAAAATGAGGATCATCCTGGGAATCCACTAGAGCCTGTTAGTGATACAGCTGCCAAAGATTCATCAGAGCCTAAAAGTGACATAGCTACAGAAAAACCTGCAGAATCACAAAATAATGCAGATCAGTCAGTTGAGCAGTCATCAGAACCGCAAAGCGATAAATCAACTGAGAAGCCAGACGTGCATCAAAGTAGTACACCTAGTGATGAGCTTTCTAGGCTTCAAAGTGATGCAGGTGCTGATAAACTATCAGTACCGTCATCAGATCCTGAGAGCAACGTATCTGTCAGTAAGCCATCGAAGTCTCAAACTGATGTGATTACCATGGAGGCACCAGAACCGCAAATTGATGCTCTTCCTGATAAGGAAACTGATCAGCCAGTGAAACCTCAAGATGATGCATCTGCTAAGAAGCCAATGGGAACTGAAAGTGATGCTGTTTGTGATAAACCGTCAGAAAGCAGCTCAGATACTGAAACACTTCTTGTATGCCATCAGAACAGCAGCATAACCACTGATGAACCTGTACAAGGTGACATTTCTTATCAGACACCACATCAGAGAAGTGCACCCATAGAAACAACACCAGGAAGTGACACAGTTGTTGAAGATTGCATGCACCACGAAGATACCAGCAGCAAACCATCAGAGGAAAACAAAGCTATTGAGGAGCCAGAAGAGGTGAGGGCCAAGCTGCCAGATGACCATGTAACTTCTGAGAAGTCATCAGAGGAAGACAAGGAAAATGCAGAGCCATCAGTAGATAATGCTCTCCTGGGGAAACCATTGGAGGCCAATGAGGAGAGCTCCAAGCCTTCAGGGGATACTGTAACTCCTGAGAAGCCACTGGAGGAGGATGAGACAAGCGCGGAGCCATCAGAAAGCGATGCATTCTTTGGGAAACTATTGGAGGCCGATGAAGTGAGTGCCAACCCATCAGAGGATATTGCAAGTCCTGAGAAGCCACTGGAGGAAGGTGTGGCAAGTGTGGAACCATCAGAAGACAATTCTGTTCTTGATAaaccattggaggaagaagaggttgctgccaAGCTGTCGAAGGACGTTGTAACTCCCGAGAAGCCATTGGAGGAAGGCTCAATAACTGCAGAGCCATTAGAAGACAATGCTGCCCTTGGGGAAGCAAAAGAGGAAGATGAGGTGATTGCCAAACCAGAGTCCAGTGTGGCACTTGAGAAGTCATTGGAGGGAAGTGAGGCAATTGTAGAGCCATCGGAAGACAACGCTGCTCTTGAGAAACCATCGGAGGACGACGAGGCAAATGCCAAGTCATCAGAGGACAGTGTAGCTGTGGAGAAGCCACAACAGGAAGAGGAGAACGGTGTCAAGGCATTATAG